A region of Nocardioides alkalitolerans DNA encodes the following proteins:
- a CDS encoding gamma carbonic anhydrase family protein: protein MSRPTVDPSAWIAPGAVVVGDVSVGPEASVWYAAVLRGDGDSITVGARSNVQDGCVLHADPGFPLRVGAGVSVGHRAVLHGCTVDDDVLVGMGAIVMNGARIGSGTIIGAGAVVAAGVEVPPRSLVLGLPAKVRREVTDDELAEVLANAATYVERRGSGPPAP, encoded by the coding sequence ATGAGCCGTCCGACCGTCGATCCGTCGGCCTGGATCGCTCCCGGGGCGGTCGTGGTGGGCGACGTGAGCGTGGGTCCCGAGGCTTCGGTCTGGTACGCAGCGGTCCTGCGCGGCGACGGGGACAGCATCACGGTGGGTGCGCGCTCGAACGTGCAGGACGGCTGCGTGCTGCACGCCGATCCGGGCTTCCCGCTCCGTGTCGGGGCAGGCGTCTCGGTGGGTCACCGCGCCGTGCTGCACGGCTGCACCGTCGACGACGACGTGCTCGTCGGCATGGGCGCGATCGTGATGAACGGTGCCCGGATCGGCAGCGGCACGATCATCGGCGCCGGGGCGGTCGTCGCGGCCGGCGTGGAGGTGCCGCCGCGGTCGCTCGTGCTCGGGCTGCCCGCCAAGGTGCGCCGCGAGGTCACCGACGACGAGCTCGCCGAGGTGCTGGCCAACGCGGCGACCTACGTCGAGCGTCGGGGGTCCGGGCCGCCCGCGCCCTGA
- a CDS encoding TrmH family RNA methyltransferase: MPHGPAEVGVGPWEGPWPAGEQYDPELLAAGDRRNVVDRYRYWRLEAIVADLDTRRHGFHVAIENWQHDFNIGTIVRTANAFLAAEVHIVGNRRWNRRGAMVTDRYQHVRHHASVPELADYLHARPAPVRLLGIDNLPGSAHLETMAVPHDVCFLFGQEGPGLSEQARAVCDGTFSIAQFGSTRSINASSAAAIAMHAWVRTHADLGADPVWRG; encoded by the coding sequence ATGCCCCACGGCCCGGCCGAGGTCGGGGTGGGGCCGTGGGAGGGGCCGTGGCCCGCGGGGGAGCAGTACGACCCGGAGCTCCTCGCGGCGGGGGACCGGCGCAACGTGGTGGACCGGTACCGCTACTGGCGGCTCGAGGCGATCGTCGCGGACCTCGACACGCGGCGGCACGGCTTCCACGTCGCCATCGAGAACTGGCAGCACGACTTCAACATCGGCACGATCGTGCGCACGGCGAACGCCTTCCTCGCGGCCGAGGTGCACATCGTCGGCAACCGTCGCTGGAACCGGCGGGGGGCGATGGTGACGGACCGCTACCAGCACGTCCGCCACCACGCCTCGGTGCCCGAGCTGGCGGACTACCTGCACGCCCGGCCGGCGCCCGTGCGGCTGCTCGGCATCGACAACCTGCCGGGCTCGGCCCACCTCGAGACGATGGCCGTGCCCCACGACGTCTGCTTCCTCTTCGGGCAGGAGGGCCCGGGCCTCTCCGAGCAGGCCCGCGCGGTGTGCGACGGCACCTTCTCGATCGCCCAGTTCGGCTCGACCCGCTCGATCAACGCGAGCTCGGCGGCCGCCATCGCGATGCACGCGTGGGTGCGTACCCACGCCGACCTCGGCGCCGACCCGGTCTGGCGCGGCTAG
- a CDS encoding DedA family protein: protein MIPTSILPGLTVLAASDPHDPNDLTGFAGWAVDLMEKIGPIGAGIAIALENLFPPLPSEVILPLAGFTAAQGEFTVVEAILWTTVGSVVGAIVLYYLGVVFGRERMYWIWERMPLVKTEDLERTEAWFAKHGRKAVFFGRMLPIFRSLISVPAGIERMPVGIFVVLTTLGSLIWNTIWVMAGYLAGDQWYRIEPYMGVVQKVVIAAVVLFVAWFVLFRVRQIRRSRHHRNPHDPDAVEEA from the coding sequence GTGATCCCGACCAGCATCCTGCCTGGCCTGACCGTGCTCGCCGCGAGCGATCCCCACGACCCGAACGACCTGACCGGCTTCGCCGGGTGGGCCGTCGACCTCATGGAGAAGATCGGCCCGATCGGCGCCGGCATCGCGATCGCGCTCGAGAACCTCTTCCCGCCGCTGCCCAGCGAGGTCATCCTGCCCCTCGCCGGCTTCACGGCGGCGCAGGGCGAGTTCACGGTCGTGGAGGCGATCCTGTGGACGACGGTTGGGTCGGTGGTCGGGGCGATCGTCCTCTACTACCTGGGCGTCGTCTTCGGCCGTGAGCGCATGTACTGGATCTGGGAGCGCATGCCCCTCGTCAAGACCGAGGACCTCGAGCGCACCGAGGCGTGGTTCGCCAAGCACGGCCGCAAGGCGGTGTTCTTCGGGCGGATGCTGCCGATCTTCCGGAGCCTCATCTCCGTGCCGGCGGGCATCGAGCGGATGCCCGTCGGGATCTTCGTCGTGCTCACCACGCTGGGCAGCCTGATCTGGAACACCATCTGGGTCATGGCCGGCTACCTCGCCGGCGACCAGTGGTACCGCATCGAGCCCTACATGGGCGTCGTCCAGAAGGTCGTCATCGCCGCGGTCGTGCTCTTCGTCGCCTGGTTCGTCCTGTTCCGCGTGCGGCAGATCCGTCGCTCGCGCCACCACCGCAACCCCCACGACCCCGACGCGGTCGAGGAGGCGTGA
- the pyrE gene encoding orotate phosphoribosyltransferase, with translation MSAPDSPAKRTVLAQVNEKAIVRGEVTLSSGATADYYVDMRRVTLDAAAAPAIGRTMLELTADWEYDAVGGLTLGADPVATAMLHQAAADGRVLDAFVVRKAQKVHGLQKLVEGPPVKGRRVLAVDDTSTTGGSVLEAVAALRAEGAEVVGVAVIVDRDTGAAERVEEQGVPYRYAVGKAELDI, from the coding sequence ATGAGCGCTCCTGACTCCCCCGCGAAGCGGACCGTCCTCGCCCAGGTCAACGAGAAGGCCATCGTGCGCGGCGAGGTGACGCTGAGCTCCGGGGCGACGGCGGACTACTACGTCGACATGCGGCGCGTCACCCTCGACGCGGCAGCGGCCCCGGCGATCGGCCGGACCATGCTGGAGCTGACGGCGGACTGGGAGTACGACGCGGTCGGCGGCCTCACGCTCGGCGCCGACCCCGTGGCGACCGCGATGCTGCACCAGGCGGCGGCGGACGGTCGCGTGCTCGACGCCTTCGTCGTGCGCAAGGCGCAGAAGGTGCACGGCCTGCAGAAGCTGGTCGAGGGCCCGCCCGTGAAGGGCCGTCGCGTGCTGGCGGTCGACGACACCTCCACGACGGGCGGCTCCGTGCTCGAGGCCGTCGCCGCCCTGCGCGCCGAGGGTGCGGAGGTCGTCGGCGTCGCCGTCATCGTCGACCGTGACACCGGGGCGGCGGAGCGGGTCGAGGAGCAGGGCGTGCCCTACCGGTACGCCGTCGGCAAGGCCGAGCTCGACATCTGA
- the thpR gene encoding RNA 2',3'-cyclic phosphodiesterase, producing the protein MRLFTAVLPPDDVADHLDAFLDVRRAAADLRWARADAFHLTLAFAAEVEEWRLDEVLERTAEAAARRTPFDLRLAGGGAFPHPDAGKVLWVGAPASADDELEALARGARAAYATAGVPVDGARFRPHVTVARSGRPVQLSDWVKLLDAYAGASWTVDEVAVVASHLGEGAGRRPRHEVLATVALGGH; encoded by the coding sequence ATGCGCCTCTTCACCGCCGTCCTCCCGCCCGACGACGTGGCGGACCACCTCGACGCGTTCCTCGACGTACGGCGCGCGGCCGCCGATCTCCGGTGGGCTCGCGCCGACGCGTTCCACCTCACGCTCGCCTTCGCTGCGGAGGTCGAGGAGTGGCGCCTCGACGAGGTGCTCGAGCGGACCGCGGAGGCCGCGGCGCGCCGTACGCCCTTCGACCTCCGCCTCGCCGGCGGGGGAGCGTTCCCCCACCCCGACGCCGGGAAGGTGCTGTGGGTCGGCGCCCCGGCGTCGGCCGACGACGAGCTGGAGGCGCTGGCGCGGGGCGCGCGGGCGGCGTACGCGACCGCGGGCGTGCCGGTCGATGGCGCCCGCTTCCGTCCCCACGTCACCGTGGCCAGGTCGGGGCGACCCGTGCAGCTGAGCGACTGGGTGAAGCTGCTCGACGCCTACGCAGGCGCGTCGTGGACGGTGGACGAGGTCGCGGTCGTCGCCTCCCACCTCGGCGAGGGTGCGGGTCGGCGTCCCCGGCACGAGGTGCTCGCGACCGTCGCCCTCGGAGGCCACTAG
- a CDS encoding acyl-CoA dehydrogenase family protein gives MKREIYDEDHEAFRSSVREFLERSVIPEVEAYAEKKGIPREFWLEAGKQGFLGLEIPEEYGGAGAGDYRFNAVMGEELSKVNAALGSCWGIHADITAPYIVALGTEEQKQRWLPGVAAGEILLAIGMTEPSGGSDLAALKTTAVRDGDEWVINGSKTFITNGYSADIVLTAVRTSPEKKAKGITLFAIPATAEGFSRGRKLDKVGQDESDTAELFFENVRLGDDHIVGELDGGFIHMMQKLPQERLGCAVSNIAHAKQILLETIQYAKDRKAFGQSIGQFQHSKFLLAELVTKIEVSEAFLDQCVVAHAKGELTPVDAAKAKWWTSEIQNDVLDHCVQLHGGYGFMNEYRVARAWRDARVSKIWAGSNEIMKELIGRELGF, from the coding sequence GTGAAGCGCGAGATCTACGACGAGGACCACGAGGCGTTCCGCAGTTCGGTGCGGGAGTTCCTGGAGCGTTCGGTCATCCCCGAGGTGGAGGCGTACGCGGAGAAGAAGGGCATCCCGCGCGAGTTCTGGCTCGAGGCCGGCAAGCAGGGGTTCCTCGGCCTGGAGATCCCGGAGGAGTACGGCGGCGCGGGCGCCGGCGACTACCGCTTCAATGCCGTCATGGGCGAGGAGCTGAGCAAGGTCAACGCCGCGCTCGGCTCGTGCTGGGGCATCCATGCCGACATCACGGCGCCCTACATCGTCGCGCTGGGCACCGAGGAGCAGAAGCAGCGCTGGCTGCCGGGTGTCGCCGCGGGCGAGATCCTCCTCGCGATCGGCATGACCGAGCCGTCCGGCGGCTCGGACCTGGCCGCGCTCAAGACGACCGCCGTGCGCGACGGCGACGAGTGGGTCATCAACGGTTCCAAGACCTTCATCACCAACGGCTACTCCGCCGACATCGTGCTGACCGCCGTGCGCACCAGCCCGGAGAAGAAGGCCAAGGGCATCACCCTCTTCGCGATCCCGGCGACGGCGGAGGGCTTCAGTCGCGGCCGCAAGCTCGACAAGGTCGGGCAGGACGAGTCGGACACGGCCGAGCTGTTCTTCGAGAACGTCCGCCTCGGCGACGACCACATCGTCGGCGAGCTCGACGGCGGCTTCATCCACATGATGCAGAAGCTGCCGCAGGAGCGCCTCGGCTGCGCCGTCTCCAACATCGCGCACGCGAAGCAGATCCTGCTGGAGACGATCCAGTACGCGAAGGACCGCAAGGCGTTCGGCCAGTCGATCGGCCAGTTCCAGCACTCGAAGTTCCTGCTGGCGGAGCTCGTGACCAAGATCGAGGTCAGCGAGGCGTTCCTCGACCAGTGCGTCGTCGCCCACGCGAAGGGGGAGCTCACCCCGGTCGACGCCGCCAAGGCGAAGTGGTGGACGAGCGAGATCCAGAACGACGTGCTCGACCACTGCGTGCAGCTCCACGGCGGCTACGGCTTCATGAACGAGTACCGCGTGGCGCGGGCCTGGCGCGACGCCCGCGTCTCGAAGATCTGGGCCGGGTCGAACGAGATCATGAAGGAGCTGATCGGGCGCGAGCTGGGCTTCTGA
- the glgX gene encoding glycogen debranching protein GlgX — protein MEVWPGTAYPLGATFDGSGTNFALFSEVAERVELCLLDPDPDGGFTENRIELTEVDAFVWHAYLPTVQPGQHYGYRVHGPWDPANGLRCNPAKLLLDPYAKATSRDIDWDPALFSYVFGEEDTRNDDDSGPHMMHSVVINPFFDWEGDRRPRTPYEESVIYEAHVKGLTQLHPDVPEDIRGTYAALAHPAVTEHLTKLGITAIELMPVHQFVQDNTLLEKGLRNYWGYNTIGFFAPHASYAANGEGQQVQEFKSMVKAMHEAGIEVILDVVYNHTAEGNHLGPTLSFKGIDNPAYYRLVEDDQHYYMDYTGTGNSLNVRHPHSLQLIMDSLRYWVTEMHVDGFRFDLASTLAREFYDVDRLATFFELVQQDPVVSQVKLIAEPWDVGPGGYQVGGFPPQWTEWNGKYRDTVRDFWRGEHILGDFASRLAGSSDLYENSGRRPFASINFITAHDGFTMRDLVSYNEKHNEANGEDGNDGESHNRSWNHGVEGETDDPDVLALRARDQRNLIATLLLSQGVPMLLHGDELGRTQGGNNNTYAQDSEIAWVHWDAADRPLVEFTAAVARLRRAHPTFRRKRFFTGNTVRTPLPGEEGDRLNDIVWLHLDGRPMEDGDWTDGEGAAAQALGMYLNGRGIAGKDQRGQTIVDDHFLLYFNADGDCTVTLPPAEYAEGWDVVIDTAGKLADDSTHAPGAELPLASRSVIVLREQQATDETEVDHSVAASIAALADD, from the coding sequence GTGGAGGTCTGGCCAGGCACGGCGTACCCGTTGGGCGCGACGTTCGACGGAAGCGGCACCAACTTCGCACTGTTCAGCGAGGTGGCGGAGCGCGTGGAGCTCTGCCTCCTCGACCCCGATCCGGACGGGGGCTTCACCGAGAACCGCATCGAGCTCACCGAGGTGGACGCGTTCGTGTGGCACGCCTACCTGCCGACGGTGCAGCCGGGGCAGCACTACGGCTACCGCGTGCACGGCCCGTGGGACCCGGCGAACGGACTGCGGTGCAACCCCGCCAAGCTGCTCCTCGACCCGTACGCGAAGGCGACGAGCCGCGACATCGACTGGGACCCGGCGCTGTTCTCCTACGTCTTCGGCGAGGAGGACACGCGCAACGACGACGACTCCGGGCCGCACATGATGCACAGCGTCGTCATCAACCCCTTCTTCGACTGGGAGGGCGACCGGCGTCCGCGCACGCCGTACGAAGAGAGCGTGATCTACGAGGCGCACGTCAAGGGCCTCACGCAGCTGCACCCCGACGTGCCCGAGGACATCCGGGGCACCTACGCGGCGCTCGCGCACCCGGCGGTCACGGAGCACCTCACCAAGCTGGGCATCACGGCGATCGAGCTCATGCCGGTGCACCAGTTCGTGCAGGACAACACCCTGCTCGAGAAGGGCCTGCGCAACTACTGGGGCTACAACACCATCGGGTTCTTCGCGCCCCACGCCTCCTACGCCGCCAACGGCGAGGGACAGCAGGTGCAGGAGTTCAAGTCGATGGTGAAGGCGATGCACGAGGCGGGGATCGAGGTCATCCTCGACGTGGTCTACAACCACACCGCCGAGGGCAACCACCTCGGGCCGACGCTCAGCTTCAAGGGCATCGACAACCCGGCGTACTACCGCCTGGTCGAGGACGACCAGCACTACTACATGGACTACACCGGCACGGGCAACAGCCTCAACGTGCGGCACCCCCACTCGCTGCAGCTCATCATGGACTCGCTGCGCTACTGGGTCACCGAGATGCACGTCGACGGGTTCCGCTTCGACCTCGCCTCGACGCTGGCCCGCGAGTTCTACGACGTGGACCGGCTCGCGACGTTCTTCGAGCTCGTGCAGCAGGACCCGGTGGTGAGCCAGGTGAAGCTCATCGCCGAGCCGTGGGACGTCGGTCCCGGCGGCTACCAGGTCGGCGGGTTCCCCCCGCAGTGGACGGAGTGGAACGGCAAGTACCGCGACACGGTGCGCGACTTCTGGCGCGGGGAGCACATCCTGGGCGACTTCGCGTCGCGGCTCGCGGGCTCCAGCGACCTCTACGAGAACTCGGGGCGGCGCCCGTTCGCGAGCATCAACTTCATCACCGCCCACGACGGCTTCACGATGCGGGACCTCGTCTCCTACAACGAGAAGCACAACGAGGCCAACGGCGAGGACGGCAACGACGGCGAGAGCCACAACCGCTCGTGGAACCACGGCGTGGAGGGCGAGACCGACGACCCGGACGTGCTCGCCCTGCGGGCGCGCGACCAGCGCAACCTCATCGCCACGCTGCTGCTCAGCCAGGGCGTGCCGATGCTGCTGCACGGCGACGAGCTGGGGCGCACCCAGGGCGGCAACAACAACACCTACGCCCAGGACTCCGAGATCGCCTGGGTGCACTGGGACGCCGCCGACCGGCCCCTCGTGGAGTTCACCGCCGCCGTCGCACGGTTGCGGCGGGCGCACCCGACGTTCCGCCGCAAGCGGTTCTTCACCGGCAACACGGTGCGCACCCCGCTCCCCGGGGAGGAGGGCGACCGTCTCAACGACATCGTGTGGCTGCACCTCGACGGCCGTCCGATGGAGGACGGCGACTGGACGGACGGCGAGGGCGCCGCGGCCCAGGCGCTCGGCATGTACCTCAACGGCCGCGGCATCGCCGGCAAGGACCAGCGCGGCCAGACCATCGTCGACGACCACTTCCTGCTCTACTTCAACGCTGACGGCGACTGCACCGTGACGCTGCCGCCGGCGGAGTACGCCGAGGGCTGGGACGTCGTCATCGACACGGCGGGCAAGCTGGCCGACGACTCGACCCACGCCCCGGGCGCCGAGCTGCCGCTCGCCTCCCGCAGCGTCATCGTGCTGCGCGAGCAGCAGGCCACGGACGAGACCGAGGTCGACCACTCGGTGGCCGCCAGCATCGCGGCGCTCGCCGACGACTGA